The genomic segment ACAACCTGGAGAGGATGTCGCGGTCACGAATATCGGCGGTGAACTGCGGGTACGTGGAAGGAGCGAACCGGAACATGTTGTGGGTTACATGAGGCGACAGGGCCAAGAGGTGCCCCTTGCAACTGGTCAATATACGTATAAGACAAATGTCCCGCTTGAAATTGAATTGGACGCAAGACGCGTCGACGCAATAGAGCGGGTCAGGCTTGGAGGAGATTTATTTTTCAGCCTAAGTCTATTTGGAGTGGCCCATGGTGGCCGCGATAGGATCACACAGCCAGTGCCGGTCACACTTCAATACAGGGCCAATCAAGGCACCTGGATTGAAATACTTGGACAAATGGGCTATCGGAAAACAATTCTCTTGGAAATTCCGGTACTAGAAGACGACGTCAACCCACAGTTTCCGCAGGCAGCGGAGTATCTTCAAACAGCGCAGACGCATATGCTGCGCGGGCATTTCCGGGATGCGGTGGGTGCATGTCGGGATGTCATGGAATCGTTGTCAACAGTTTTGAACGACGATGGAGTCCAACCGCCCGAGGCGATCAAATCGTGGTTCGAGGGCACGCGGGCGATGGGTAAAGAAGAACGGCTTCGGATCGTGCGGAGGGCACTCAAAATATTGACACATCCGGCGCGACATGCGGATGAGGTCTCGACTGCAATTGAGTGGGGGCCGGCTGACGCGAGGGGGGCCATAGTCATGGCGGCGGCTCTGCTCAATGTGGCGGGCGAGAGGAAATGAGCAGGTTCGTGCCCAACTTCGCGTAAAGACTGCATGGTCGCTGACGCACGATGAAGAAGCGATCGCCCGTAACCTGCACGAGTTTGCGTATGGGGAGTGAGTGGCCAGTTAAGACCATAGCCGAGTGCGCATCTGCCGAACCGTATTCAACCCAGATCGGGCCTTTCGGCAAAGCACTGATGGCCGATGAATACACCGAGATCGGAGTACCGGTCCTGCGCGGCGTGAACGTCAATCGTGGCCGTTTTCACGATGACGATTTCGTCTTCATCGACAATAAAACGGCGGATCGACTCAGCAAGTTCGAATCCTTCCCAGGAGACGTTCTTCTGGTCCACAAAGGGACGCTTGGCCAAATCGGGTTAATGCCGACCAAGCGTAAATATCCCCGCTACATCATGGGCAACAGCATGATGCGTGTACGGTGTGATCCGGCGAAGCTCTTGCCTGAATACCTCTACTATTGGCTGTCTTCGCCCGAGGGCCAACACTATCTATTCAGTCGCGTCTCCCAGGTAGGCGTCCCGCAGATACAAACGCCGCTGACTACATTACGGCAAGCCGCTCTACCTGTTCCTCCTCTCCCCGAGCAACGCGCCATCGCCCACATTCTCGGCACGCTGGACGACAAGATCGAGCTGAACCGGCGACTGAATGAGACGCTGGAGGCGATCGCGCGGTCGCTCTTCAAGTCGTGGTTCGTGGACTTCGACCCGGTCCGCGCCAAGGCCGAAGGCCGCGACCCCGGCCTGCCCAAACACATCGCCGACCTGTTCCCTGATTCCTTCGAGGACTCGGAGCTGGGAGAGATTCCGAAGGGATGGGAGGTCGCGAGTTTGGGTGACGTGATTGATCTCGCCTACGGAAAGGCATTGAAGGAGGAGGCTCGGCTAGCCGGACGAGTCCCCGTCTTCGGCTCTAACGGTCAGGTTGGCTGGCACAACGAGAAGTTGGTCGATGGGCCCGGAATTATCGTCGGGCGCAAGGGCAACCCTGGGATCGTAACGTGGGCGTCAACAGATTTCTTCGCCATTGACACCACGTTCTACGTCGTGCCGAAGGCTAAGTGCGACAGTCTCTATTTCCTGTACTACGCGCTCCAAGACCATGGCCTCGCGTCGTTTAGCGCCGACTCGGCCGTCCCCGGCCTCAATCGGAATATGGCCTACATGAGCAGACAACTGGTCCCATCACCTACTGTTCTGCGTGCGTTTGACAGCCACATCCGGCCCCTTTTTCAGCGTTACCATGGCAGCAATGAGCAATCTGGTGCCTTGGCCGCCCTGCGCGCCGCGCTGCTACCGAAGCTCATTTCTGGCGAACTGCGGGTGAAGGAGCGAATCGCCACGGAGGTCTGAAATGGTGCCAACGGTGTCCAAAGAGACTCTAACCAGCTTGGCGATGTTAAAGGTGAACATCGACCAAGGGCAGGACTACCTTGATTACCTGAGGCCCTTCATTCTGCAGGTGCTTGTTGACCACAGACCCGATCCGGTCACTGACCAAGCGGTCCATGATCTCCTCTACTCTCAATTTGGTCTAGAAATTCCTGCGCGTACGGTACAGGTGGTATTGAAGCGCATCTCACGGAAGTACCCGCTGAAACGTCAGGAAGGCATATACCGCATAACGGGTACTCTTCCGAATCCACGCATTGCGCATAAGAAAAGTGAGGCTGAGCGACATATTCAGGCTGTTATATCTGGGCTCATTGAATTCGCCAAAGGCAGAAGCCAACCTATCACGACACCGGGCGAAGGTGTCGCCGCCATCTGCGCCTTCT from the Nitrospirota bacterium genome contains:
- a CDS encoding restriction endonuclease subunit S; the encoded protein is MGSEWPVKTIAECASAEPYSTQIGPFGKALMADEYTEIGVPVLRGVNVNRGRFHDDDFVFIDNKTADRLSKFESFPGDVLLVHKGTLGQIGLMPTKRKYPRYIMGNSMMRVRCDPAKLLPEYLYYWLSSPEGQHYLFSRVSQVGVPQIQTPLTTLRQAALPVPPLPEQRAIAHILGTLDDKIELNRRLNETLEAIARSLFKSWFVDFDPVRAKAEGRDPGLPKHIADLFPDSFEDSELGEIPKGWEVASLGDVIDLAYGKALKEEARLAGRVPVFGSNGQVGWHNEKLVDGPGIIVGRKGNPGIVTWASTDFFAIDTTFYVVPKAKCDSLYFLYYALQDHGLASFSADSAVPGLNRNMAYMSRQLVPSPTVLRAFDSHIRPLFQRYHGSNEQSGALAALRAALLPKLISGELRVKERIATEV